In one window of Juglans regia cultivar Chandler chromosome 3, Walnut 2.0, whole genome shotgun sequence DNA:
- the LOC109011063 gene encoding probable inositol transporter 2, protein MEGGLHIEADSSAFRECFSLAWKNPYVLRLAFSAGIGGLLFGYDTGVISGALLYIRDEFEEVDKNTFLQESIVSMAVAGAIIGAAIGGWLNDRYGRRTAILIADFLFFVGAVIMAAANGSSLLIVGRIFVGLGVGMASMTAPLYISEASPAKIRGALVSTNGFLITGGQFLSYLINLAFTKAPGTWRWMLGVAGLPALIQFVLMFFLPESPRWLYRKGREEEAKTLLRKIYSANEVEAEIQALKESVEAEIQAKGSSGKITYAELWKTKTVRRGLIAGVGLQVFQQFVGINTVMYYSPTIFQLAGIASNRTALLLSLVTAGLNACGSIVSIYFIDRTGRKKLLIISLFGVILSLGLLSGIFYHTSTHSPLVTATATSKFTNYTCPDYSSAVNANRWDCMKCLKASSPDCGFCASATNKLFPGECLISNNTVKDSCHGEDRLWYTRGCPSKTGWLALVGLALYIIFFSPGMGTVPWIVNSEIYPLRYRGICGGIAATANWISNLIVAQSFLTLTHAIGTSWTFLIFGVISVVALFFVLICVPETKGLPIEEVEKMLELRALHFRFWEKSADANYKNQAA, encoded by the exons atgGAAGGTGGGTTACACATAGAGGCCGATTCCTCAGCTTTCAGAGAATGCTTCTCTCTGGCATGGAAAAACCCTTATGTTCTTCGCCTCGCCTTCTCCGCTGGGATTGGTGGCCTTCTCTTTGGCTATGACACag GAGTGATATCAGGAGCACTTCTTTACATAAGAGATGAATTCGAGGAGGTggataaaaatactttcttgcag gaGAGCATAGTGAGCATGGCAGTTGCAGGAGCAATCATTGGAGCTGCAATTGGCGGATGGCTGAATGACCGCTATGGACGGAGAACTGCAATCTTAATAGCAGACTTTCTGTTCTTTGTAGGTGCTGTGATCATGGCTGCTGCTAATGGTTCATCTCTTCTTATAGTTGGACGTATTTTTGTTGGACTAGGGGTTGGAATGGCATCAATGACAGCTCCTTTGTACATCTCTGAAGCTTCCCCAGCAAAAATCCGTGGTGCCCTTGTTAGTACCAATGGATTTCTTATAACTGGAGGCCAGTTCCTTTCATACCTTATCAACTTGGCCTTCACCAAG GCACCTGGTACGTGGCGGTGGATGCTTGGAGTTGCAGGACTTCCTGCTCTGATTCAGTTTGTGTTAATGTTTTTTCTTCCAGAGTCACCCCGTTGGCTATACCGCAAg GGAAGGGAAGAAGAGGCCAAAACCTTACTAAGGAAAATATACTCCGCCAATGAGGTAGAAGCAGAGATCCAAGCTCTAAAGGAATCAGTTGAGGCAGAGATCCAGGCAAAAGGATCGTCTGGAAAGATTACCTATGCTGAACTATGGAAAACCAAAACAGTAAGGAGAGGACTAATTGCTGGAGTTGGCCTTCAGGTCTTCCAGCAGTTTGTGGGCATAAACACAGTTATGTACTACAGCCCCACCATATTTCAATTAGCTGGAATTGCATCTAATCGAACTGCACTCCTCCTCTCACTCGTCACTGCTGGCCTCAATGCCTGTGGCTCTATTGTGAGCATCTACTTTATTGACAGGACTGGGAGGAAGAAACTTCTAATTATTAGTTTGTTTGGTGTTATACTCTCACTTGGGCTTTTATCAGGGATATTTTATCATACTTCGACCCATTCGCCATTGGTTACAGCAACTGCAACTtctaaatttacaaattacacctGCCCAGATTACAGTTCTGCTGTAAACGCCAACAGGTGGGACTGTATGAAGTGTTTGAAGGCTTCATCTCCAGACTGTGGGTTCTGTGCCTCAGCCACTAATAAG CTATTTCCAGGGGAGTGTTTGATTTCAAATAACACAGTGAAGGACTCGTGCCACGGAGAAGACAGGTTATGGTACACCAGGGGATGTCCTAGCAAAACTGGATGGCTTGCACTTGTAGGCCTGGCACTTTACATCATATTCTTCTCCCCAGGAATGGGAACTGTCCCGTGGATAGTCAACTCCGAGATATATCCTCTACGATATCGAGGCATCTGTGGAGGAATCGCCGCCACAGCAAACTGGATCTCAAACCTCATTGTTGCACAGTCCTTCCTGACTTTAACGCATGCAATTGGGACTTCCTGGACATTCCTCATTTTCGGGGTCATTTCAGTTGTAGCCCTGTTCTTTGTCTTGATCTGCGTCCCAGAAACAAAGGGACTTCCAATCGAGGAGGTGGAGAAGATGCTGGAGCTTAGAGCTTTACACTTCAGGTTCTGGGAGAAAAGTGCTGACGCAAATTACAAGAACCAAGCTGCCTGA